A stretch of DNA from Halodesulfovibrio sp. MK-HDV:
ATTGTGCAATGCTTCCTGCAACGCTTTAGCGGTAATCAACTTATCTTCAAAAACAAGCTTCTTAATTGCAGCAAGAGAGTCACCGGCGTTAGCAACTCCAACACCCTGTGGGCCTGTAAAGTTGTAAATAGCGCCACCTTCCTGAAGAGACATTCCGCGACCAATGCAGTCTTCTACTAATCCGGAGAGGAACGGTAGCGGACAATGCTTGCCATGGGTCATATCGACAGCGTTATCCGCCGCAGCCATGAGCTTTACGAAATAACTTGTCTGGGCTTCGTAAGACTTCATAACTTCATCAAAGCTCGTAAAGTCTTCTAGCTTACCACTCTTAGGTCCAATCTGCTTGCCGGTACGTCTGTCCACACCGTCATTCAAGCAAAGTTCGATAACTTTAGACATGTTGAAGAACGCAGCGTCATGCCACCCTTCTGTCTTACCGCCAACCTGTGGTTCTACACAGCCGATAATGCCATAATCTCGAGCGTCTTCTCTACTCAGACCTCTAGCAAGAAGAGCCGGAATAATTACACGGTCGTTGTAATATGCTGGGTATCCTAATCCTAGGCGGCTTACCTCTGCGGCACGTTTGTACAGAACATCAGGTGTACCTTCATGAATACGGATGGAAAGAGAAGGAGCATATAATTTTGTGTTCGCACTAGCCTGCAGCACAAGGAAAGACATGGCATTCGTGGCATCAGCACCATCACGGGACTGTCCACCAACAATGAGGTTCATAAACATTGGGTAGCCAGCAAAAGCCATAGTGGAAGCTTCGTCACGAACCTTATTTAATTCAGAGAATTTAACCCACAGCATATCGAGCAGTTCCTGCGCTCTTTCAACTGAGGTAGAACCTTCCTGCAGGAACGGATTCATGTATTGATCAAAGCGCATAGGGGAGATCGAATGTCCGTTTGACTCAATCTGTACAACAAGGTGCACAAACCAGAATGCCTGCAGTGCTTCCTGTAATGTAGTCGCAGGGTGCGCAGGAACCTGACGACAGATACGAGCAATCTCTAATAGCTCTTCTTTACGGTCGCCATCACAGGTTGCAGCTTTTTCTTCTGCAAGAACTGCAAAACGTTCTGCAAAAACGATAACAGCTTTGTTTGCGATAATTACAGACTCAAGAAAACGACGTTTATTTTGAGCCTCAGCATCGGTGAAATCCAACTTTTCAATGGCTTCTTCAGCAGATGCAATTACTGAGAGAATACCCTCAGTGAGTACTTTATTGTAATCAGGAGAAATATGTCCCACACCGTTATAGAAGTAGTTACCCACTGTATAGACAACATCGTTATGCGCTTCCAATGACTCTGGAGGCATAAATGCTGCTGCTATTTCGTTAGTAGTTCGACCATCCCAATATGCGAACGCGCTGCGAAGCTTATCTTTTGTTTCTTCAGAAATAAGAAAAACATCGGCTGTTCTTTTTTCCAGACGATCAAGCTCTTCTTCTACCCACTTGCAGGAAAATTCTGGAAAAATGGGAGCAGAACGCGGCATACTGCACTGGTTACCGACTACTAGTTCCCCATCCTGTATAAAGATGGACATGTTTGTCAGCACGTTTTCCAATGCCCTTGCGCGACGAATCGCAATTGGTTGCCCTTCTGTTGCCTTGTAAGATTCAGTTAAAAGAACAGCTCGCTCTGCACAAATTGCTGGTGCAGTATTAACGAAACGGTCAAGCGCCAGAGAAACGCGGTCTGTTGGGCCATACAGTTTCGGGATCACCATTTTCGGGGGATTAGTCGTCATAAATTTCTCCTTACATATTCCCTGTTAACAATACGCACTCAAGCCAGCATTGGCACAAGCAATGTCTTGCTCCACACTTCCACCACTCACACCAATTCCGCCAATAATTACGTCCTCATGTGCTACAGGGAGTCCACCACCAAAAATCACAAAACGACCCTGTTTGTCTGTTTGGATTCCATACAAACTCTGACCCGGTTGTGCGAGTTCTCCAAGAGTCTCTGTGGAAACCTTTACAGCCACAGCGGTGTAGGCTTTATTCAAGGCAAGATCGATACTAGCCAACAGAGCGTCATCCTGACGAACCTGAGCAATCAAATTTCCACCCCTGTCAACAACGGCAATAACCATTGGGACACCTAACTCATCAGCCTTCTCTTCAGCAGCTGTGATCATTCGTAATGCTGTATCTTTTGATATATCCATTGGAACTCCCGTAACATTTGTTCTGAAAATCTCAGCAGAGCATCTACAGGCAAATGTACATCTAATTATTAAGATGTAACCTGATCCGACGCACCGCCAAACAAAACTTCGTAACAACCAAGAGCGTATCTCACATGTTTATAGGAAGATTTATTCCAAACTAAATTTAATATTACATATCAGATGGTTAATCTAAAAAAATATGTTTCACAGGTTAAAAAGCCCTTCTTTTTGTAAACCACAGTTGACATTCCTTCGCGCTATCTGTTTGTATTCACGTAGATATTCGCTAACCATCTACGTTAACCTGCTGTGTTTGTTTGGTTGACACATGGTTTACACGCTTTAGCATCTGGAGAATGTATGCCTGCAAATACCGCACGCAATAATGATGTTCTATTGTCGTTACATGGAGAAATAGCGTCACTCCAAGAACGCATTACGTTGCTTGAAGCAGAAGAAACCCTGTGGAAAAACCTCGGGCAATCCTGCGACTTTCCGCCCGAATCAAACACTCCTCTTCCCGAAGAAATTCATTTCAAATTCGAAAATATTTTTGATCTTACTGCGATCCAGAAAATTCAAGATTCCTTTGCAGAAGCAACCAATGTGGCTTCAATCATTACAGACCCTGAAGGAAGACCAATCACTAAACCGAGTGGTTTCTGCAGCCTGTGTAATGATGTTATTCGCAAGACTAAGTTGGGACTAAAAAACTGTATGCGCTCAGACGCAGCATTCGGGACGCTTAATCCCCTAGAACCTATCATGCGACCATGCTTAAGCAGCGGACTTCTGGACGGCGGAACAAGCATTTATGTAGGCAAACGCCACATTGCAAACTGGATTATTGGGCAGCGTCGAACATCTTCAGAACCAGATCAAAAGATTATTGCGTACGCTAAGGCGATTGGAGCAGATGAAGAGGCATATCGAACAGCATATGACAACGTACCAATCATGCCTAAAGAACAATTCTACAAGGTATGTAATGCACTGTGCCTCATTGCGAATCAGCTTTCCACGCTTGCACAACAAAATTACCGACAAGCGCAAGCCATTGCCAGACGTCAACAAGCGGAACATGCATTGCGAGAAAGTGAAGAACGCTTCAGACAACTTTCCGATTCCACTTTTGAGGCAATCTTTATCCACCACAAAGGAAAGATACTGGAAGCGAACAAAGCCGCAATCACCCTGTTTGGTTTCACACGGGAAGAACTCATAGGCAGGACAATCAATTCTCTTGCTGCACCTGAATTTAGAGAAGCAATTCGTGAATATTCTGAGCAAGGTGGGAATTTATGGTTTCAGGGGGAATTTCAATGCAAAAATACGCTGTCGATAATCTGTGAAGTGCAAGAGCGAAACATTACGTTTCAAGGCAGAAACGTTCGTGTTTGTGCTGTTCGCGACATCACTCAGCGCATTCAGTCTGAGCAAGAGGCAAAGGAAAAAGAGCAGCAACTTATTCAGGCAGATAAAATGGTCTCGCTGGGGGTTTTAGTTTCGGGCGTTGCACACGAAATCAACAATCCCAACAGCTTTATGACAATGAACTTGCCGCTCATTAATGACGTTTGGCAAAGCATTACGCCTATCCTGGACGACTATTACAAAGAGAACGGGGACTTTCTGGCAGGAGGATTAGAATATTCTTCGTTACGGGAAGAGCTACCGAACCTAGTTTCCCGTATGCAAGACGGCGCATCACGGATCAAGGGAATCGTTAACAACCTGAAAGATTACTCACGTGTTGAGCCAAGCCAATTAATGTGGGACGTCGATATAAACGACATGATCCGCAGCTCTCTTCCTCTTCTGGAAAAACTAATTTCAATGCACACTAACAGCTTTACCACCAACCTCGCTACGAACCTTCCACCAGTACAGGGCAACAGACAGCGCCTTTCACAAGTCTTCATCAATCTACTCGTTAACGCCTGCGAGGCTCTTATCGACAAAGACGACAACGTCACCGTCACATCGCAATATCTTGAAGACTTACGAACAGTTGAAATTGTCGTAGTCGACACAGGAAGCGGTATTCCTGAACATTTATTATCGAAAATTACCGATCCGTTTTTCACGACAAAGCGAGATTCCGGAGGTACAGGTCTCGGCTTATCCGTTTCTTCAGCCATTGTGCAGGAACATTCCGGAACCCTACAATTCATGCCTCACCCCGACGGGGGCACCATTGCACAACTCCATCTACCAATTGCTGACCATGGAGAAAAAGATGTCCGATAACTATCCAAGACACCCTATTTTGCTTGTAGACGATGAAGATTCATGCTCGCCAGCTTCAAAACAACTCTACGCTCTAAAGGGATAGGTAATGTTGTAACAGAAAACGACAGTAGCAAGCTGCTTTCCATTTTGGCATCACAAAGATTCTGTGCGGTTGCGATTGACCTTATGATGCCCAAGCTGTCAGGCGAAGAGCTTATTCCACAAATAGTCACCCAGCATCCTAATATTCCAATCCTTGTAATCTCCGGACTTAATCAGGTAAAAAGTGCTGTTAACTGCATGCGCCTTGGTGCTTTTGATTTTATAGTTAAGACTGAAGAACGCGACACTCTCATCGCCGCAGTTCGTCACGCCATCGAAATGTTTGAGCTACGACAGGAAAACTCTTCACTTCGAGAACGTTTTTTCAAAAAAGAGCTGGACCACCCAGAGTATTTTGAAAATATCGTTACGCAAAATAAAGAAATGCATTCCATCTTCCAATATATTGAGGCAATTGCTGAAACATCCCGCCCTGTACTCATTACAGGAGAAAGTGGTGTCGGCAAAGAGCTGGTAGCGAGAGCTGTGCACAACTCCAGTGGACGTACTGGAGAATTTGTTGCTCTCAACATTGCTGGTCTTGATGATAATATAGTTGCAGACACACTGTTCGGGCACACTAAAGGAGCCTATACAGGAGCAACAAAACCCCGAATGGGGCTTGTAGAAAAAGCAAAGAACGGCACACTGTTTCTTGATGAAATTGGAGACTTGAGCCTCGCTTCACAGACAAAACTCCTACGCCTTCTTCAGGAACATGAATATCTGCCACTTGGGTCAGATATGGCAAAGCGTTCCTCTGCACGTATTGTCGCTGCTACCCACCAAAACCTCAACGAATTACAAGAAAGCAGCCAGTTTAGGCGAGACTTATTCTACAGACTGCGAGGGCATTTACTGCACATACCGCCCCTTCGGGATCGCAAGGAAGACCTTCCTCAACTCATCTCACATTTTGTGCATGAAGCAGAAATCAATTTAGGAAAAATGGTTACATCAAACCCAACGGAACTCGCAGATTACCTATCGCAATACACGTTCCCGGGAAACATACGAGAGCTGAAAAACCTCATACTAGATTGTTCAGGCACCTGTGTTGACGGTTTGTTGAGCACTACGCACGTGCAAAGACTTCTCACCCACTCCTACGATTACCAACCTGAATCTGCAAAAGCACAACAGCCTGAAGCTCCAGTTACATTTGGCTCCACCCTTCCTTCATTAAAAGAAATTCGTGCAGCTCTCATCAACGAAGCCCTCATACGCGCAAACAACAACCAATCCGGCGCTGCGCAGCTTATAGGAGTGACACGTCAGGCAATAAGCAAGTATCTGCGAGAGTAATAAGATTACAGAGAGTTAGACTAAGCACACATGTGTTAAAGATGTAATTTTCTGTATTTAAAAAGATTTTTCATAACAGCATGTTTCTTAACGCTGTCCCAAGCAGCCAATGACATATTTTTGTTACATATGTAGACAGCAAAAATACATTTTTATTGATCGCATATCGTATTAGATCTATAGTCAAAGAAAATTTAGTAAGGGAGACATATATGAAATACGTTCAAGTTTCTCCAGAGATGTGCGCTGAAAAAGACGGTGAACAATACCCTACAAAAGTCATCTGCGAAGCGTGTTTTAACGTCATCATGAGCAATCCGGAGCAAAACCTTATCTCTGCTGATGCAGCAGGAACACCAGAGCCTGAGGCCGAATGTGAGTTCAGAATTGCTCACGACTGTGAATCTCTTTAGCAAACATTGTTAGATCATTAATAAAAGCAACGGGAATTTTCTCGTTGCTTTTTTATTGCCCAATATCTTCCACATACCATGCTCGTCCCTACCATTTCTGCCATCCTTGCCATCTTTGCTGGCTAACCACCTTTTCTATCCTCACTGATCCAATTCAGAAAATACACATCCTCGCTATCTTCAAACTCCGAAGCTGCGTCTTTACGCATCTAATCACAATTCGCCCATATTCTTTCAAAGACTTCACCATTCCCAGTGGAGTCACGTCGCGCATACCTACAACACAAAATTAGATGAAATTACATATCGTGAGATTCTTCGTCATCCATCCGACAACACATTGAGAATTTGAGATTATCTCGTGCTCGAATCAATGCAAAACTATCAAAAATTCACCACAGACACTGCACTTTACTCTTATGATCTCTTTATCCAACTCTAATCGTATCATTTTTTATATTATTTCAATTATACTTTCTCTTTTAGAGTTGTTTTTTCTTTTCATAAATACTCATCACTGATTCATTTACAACTTCTGAGCATAAGTATTTTTTATCATGTACAGCTCAACTTTTTTATTCTATTATCTTGTTTACATATCTTTATTTTACAGGGTGAAAAAATAAGAGTTTTTACCACTTGAACTACGTCCCTTTCGGACATGTTCATTCTCATTAACAAATCAGATCAAACAAACGCGGTCTAAGGTGGTTAAAAATGCAATTATTCAGGTTAGCTGATGTTGCTGCGAATTGCGAAGAACCAAAAAATCGCAGCACAGAACAGGATGCTTCCTCTGAATATTTCACACAGGATTATATTTAATCCTGAACTTGAAACCCCATAAGAACATCCGCACTTACAAAGTGCTTAAAACAAAAATTTATTCCATTTTTTCAGACACTTAAAAAAATAAATTTTAACAAATTGGCGGCAATACATTACACAGCTATCCGCCTAACGGAGAAATTTATGATAACTGCTCGAATCAGTGCACCTACTAAAGAAGCTTGCCAGTTACCAGCAGATTGTAAGCATACTGGCGTACAAAAAAACGACCAGACTATTTTTGTTTTTTGTCCTGTTAAAGATAAAGAACGGATACATAGTACTCTTTTGCAAAATAATATTTTGCATAGAATTAACGAGTATTCTGCTTCTTTCGACTCTGATTCTATTCTTTGCCACTTTAAGAGCTGGAACTTGCCAGCAGTGCAGCAAAATCAGTTAATTGACGCCACTAAAACTGGGGCTTGGGTCGAACCGCTTACATGCTTTTTAGACAGATACTTGGGATATACTGAAATAGAGTTATTACACGAGCAGTACTTTCTTCATCAAAAAGCATTTCCCATTTTATCTCGCAAACGGCACGCCTTCATCAAACGTATATTTGATGTAACTTTCGCCTTACTACTACTAATCTTCACATTACCAATCTGCCTGCTCACCGCATTGGCAATCAAATACGAATCAGAAGGCCCTGTTCTTTTTAGACAACGCCGAACAGGACAACATGACAAAGAATTTGATGTGATCAAGTTCAGATCAATGAGCATTGATGCTGAAAAATATGGGGCACAGTGGGCTTCTCAAAATGACAGCAGAGTTACCAAGGTGGGAAATTTTATACGAAAAACGCGCATTGATGAACTACCTCAGCTCATCAATGTCATCAAAGGCGAGATGTCTCTCATTGGTCCACGCCCAGAACGAGAAGTTTTTATCCATGAATTAGAAAAAGTAATCCCGTACTACCGCTTCCGCCACACCATCAAGCCCGGAATATCAGGCTTGGCACAAGTAAAATATGCATACGGCGCTTCAGTTGAAGATGCGATGTGGAAGCATAAATACGATACGTATTACATTAAGCACCACAACATGCTCTTAGACATTAAAATTCTTCTATGGACCGTCAAGACTGTCTTATTCAGGATGGGACGATAGCCTTCTCTCTACTATAGCAAATATCAAATGCATTATTACTGCAATATCTAAAAATTTTGTAAAGAATTAGAAAGAGTCTATACAACTTTATACCATTATACATCATCAGTAGACATATTATAGGGCAACACTAATAAGGGAAGCTTTACAAATGAATATAGTTGTTGACGGACGTATGATTAATCATTCTGGAATCGGTGTTTACACTAACGAACTATTAACGTTGCTTAATGATAAATCCTATTCCGTTGTGGTTTTACTTAGTAAAAATGATGCTTCAAAGTTCGGCTTTAAGAATTTACACGTAAAAACAATTGAATTCGGTAGATATTCTTGGAAAAACTTATTCTATTTGCGCAAGCATATTAAAGATTCCGATATTTATTTTTGTCCTTTTCTTTCTATCCCCCCCGTTTTCTCTTCAGTTCCTGTCGTAACAACAGTTCATGACCTCTGCCCTGTATCCGAACGTAAAGTTTTTGGTACACGAGTTGCGATAGCGTATTGGGCGATAATGCTCCTTCAGCTTGTTGTAAGCAGGCAAGTTGTCACCATTTCAAATTTTACGCGCTCAGAAATCAGCAAGTGGTTCTGTAGCCTCTTCGACGATAAAGTGTCTGTCGTCTCGAATGGCTTGTCTGTTAAAGAGCAACCCAACCATACAAAATCAACATATCCCGTAGACTCTCCTTATATACTCACCGTTGGAAATATTAAGCCTCATAAGAACATCATGAACTTAGCTAGAACATTCTTGCAAAGTAAATGGTGTACCACACACCGACTGGTAATCGTGGGCGATCATCAAGGGTTCCGCACGAAAGAACGGGATATAATGATTGATGACAGCCGTATTATTTTTACAGGTAAAATTTCTGATGCTGAATTAGATCAACTGTATCAACACGCGAGCTTATTTGTATATCCGTCTTTTTATGAAGGGTTTGGTTTACCTTTGCTCGAAGCTATGTCCTACCAATTACCAATTGCATGCTCGTCCATTCCTCCATTTCAAGAAATTGCCGGAGACAGCGTAACGTATTTTAATCCGCACCATCTCAATTCTTTTTGGAAGAATCTAAAGTCCTTCGACTCTTCAAACCATTACGATGAAATTCTTAACAAATACACATGGAAAGCAAACTTAGAAAAGTTATTAACTATTTTTAAGCAGTCTTCTTCTACTGGCCATCAGAACCTTACGCATGAGGGATAGAACATGAGCAAAAAAATACTACAGCTAGGAAAACTCTTCCCTCCGTTTTTTGGTGGCATTGAAAGTGTATCTTATGAACTTGCATTAGGAATTAAAGCGGCAGGACATGTTAGCGATGTATTATGCGTTAACGAGGTAGGAAAAAAAGATTCTTTTGATGATGTTCGCGGCGTGCATGTCACGCGCTGCGCTTCTTTTTTTAAATTTGCGAGTGTGTATTTTTCTCTCAGTTATATTCTAAACTGGATAAAAAGCAGAAAAAAATACGATGTTATTCACGTCCATTGTCCTAATCCATTAGCAAACATCGCACTACTTTTCTTTCCTACACGCGCTCATGTTGTGGTTCATTGGCATAGTGATATTGTTAAACAGAAAAAACTAAAAGTTCTGTATCAGCCCCTTCAAAACTGGCTATTGAAGCGTGCAAACAGAATTATTGCTACGAGTGAGGTCTACGCAAAATCTTCTTCAGATTTACAGCAGTTCCTGCATAAAATTTCGATAATCCCAATCGGTATCGACCCGGACAAACTTGAAACAACAAGTGACGGTGTTGAAGCCATCAGATCAAGATATCAGAATAAGAAAATTGTTTTTTCCTTAGGACGGCATGTATACTATAAGGGCTTTAAATACTTAATCTCGGCTGCCAAAGAGCTGCCTGAAGACTACATCATACTACTTGGCGGCACTGGGAATTTATCCTCTGAACTGTATCAACAGGTTGAGCAGTATGGTCTTACAGAAAAAGTTCAATTTTTAGGAAAGATATCGACAGAAGAATTAGGCGATTACTACTCAGCTTGCGATGTTTTCTGCCTTCCATCCATTGAACGCTCTGAAGCATTTGGCGTGGTTCAACTTGAAGCTATGAGCTTAGGAAAGCCAGTGGTGTCGACTTCCATTCCCGGTTCGGGAGTAGGATGGGTTAATAAAGATGGTATATCAGGAAGAGTCGTTTCACCTAAAAACGTTACAGCGTTACGTGATGCAATAGTAGAGCTTTGTGACAATCCAATTCCTCAAAAGACTATTCAACAACACTTTACGAATAACTTTTCTTCATCTGTTATGGTGAACCGCACGTTAACACTCTACAGTCAGCTACTGTAAATGTTACTGCAATTTCTTAACTGATATTGAATCTAGAAAAAACAGTTTTGAGTTGTTCTTTGTTACAACCTAACCGAACAACTCAAAGCAACCCCATACGATTGTGATTGTGACTAAAACGCAGGTAATAATTGAACTTAATTCCCTCATCACTTATTAAAGAAAGTATTCAAATAATATATGAATCAAAATATAATCAATAACAAGTGGGGCTTCGCACTAGGTCTGAGTTAATAACGGGAACGGCCAGATCTTCAAGTGGGTAACAGCCTCCACTATCTCCATAGAAAGAGCTCTACAAATGTAGAGCTCTTTCTTCGTACCATTCATCATATGATTCAATTTTATTGCTGAAATCCAGCGTAGTCAGGAAAGCTCTATTGCAGAGCACAACCCACGGCTGGCTAGCCACTTCTCATTTCAAACTTCTCTACGACACCAGACGCCTTGCCAAATCAAAATTTCAATCGTGGATGCCGCTACGATCCCGCCACAAAGACGCCTTCTGCTAACAGCATGAAAATATAGTTGTTAAAAGCGACCGCAATTTTTCATTCATGGCTTCATCTGATGATCAAAAATTATACTTTTAGGAATAATTATTTGTCAGGTGGATTTTCCTCAAACTTCAAGTAATTTCTTGCGAATAGCCCTTCTCCGCCGCACCCGCCAAGATTCGGTTTTGGGTTGGTCACCACTGTACGTAAAAGAAGCGGCTCCAAGCAACAACCAAAAATAACTTCGTTGCATACTAGATTCAAGAAGCAATCCAATCAACATAACTACTACGATATTCCGCAATGTTGCATCTGTCGCTTTGCCCCTGAGGCCGCAGAATAAATAGCACAGAAAAGATAACAAAAGAAGTATCCCGCCCTCGGCGGCCATCTCAATAAATACGTTTGTTGCAGGAGAGTGTGCAATATTATGGTATGGGAAAAAATCTGGATAACTATTTCTGATTGCTTCAGCTTTATCAAAACTGGCGTACGCTCCCGGGCCTATGCCATGAATGACATTATTCTGAAACACATCCAGAGCGACCAGCATTCTTGGATAGCGATTTCCACCCCGCTCAACACACTGTTGGAAGACATTATCACTTTCCAAAATTCTTCGAACAGTCACTGCAACTAGGTCATCGCTTATTTGAGCATACAGCCCAAGACCAATCCCCATGATAGTCAAAAAAATCCCCATCCGTACTACCGACTTGATCGAAAGAGAACTCAGGTTGCTTACAATTATTGTTACCAAAACTAGCAACATCAAATTTGCGCTCATGGTTATTTGTACCGCCATGAGAATCAATATCCAGTCAGGCCAACTTACTGCTATATGTTTTTTAGCTGTAATATAGAGATATGGCGTCAACGCTATCGCCCAAAAAGAAGGCTCGTAAAAGAAAAGAGAGACCCTTGCTTGCAAGCCTAATGCTGCAATTAAAATACCTGCTAAAATCTGAGCCCGTGCACAGAGAACCAGCCCTGCCTTAAACCCTTCAGGACTCAATGAAAAAAGAGCCTTCCCCACGCTCGCCACACAAACAATATTGAAG
This window harbors:
- a CDS encoding glycyl radical protein encodes the protein MTTNPPKMVIPKLYGPTDRVSLALDRFVNTAPAICAERAVLLTESYKATEGQPIAIRRARALENVLTNMSIFIQDGELVVGNQCSMPRSAPIFPEFSCKWVEEELDRLEKRTADVFLISEETKDKLRSAFAYWDGRTTNEIAAAFMPPESLEAHNDVVYTVGNYFYNGVGHISPDYNKVLTEGILSVIASAEEAIEKLDFTDAEAQNKRRFLESVIIANKAVIVFAERFAVLAEEKAATCDGDRKEELLEIARICRQVPAHPATTLQEALQAFWFVHLVVQIESNGHSISPMRFDQYMNPFLQEGSTSVERAQELLDMLWVKFSELNKVRDEASTMAFAGYPMFMNLIVGGQSRDGADATNAMSFLVLQASANTKLYAPSLSIRIHEGTPDVLYKRAAEVSRLGLGYPAYYNDRVIIPALLARGLSREDARDYGIIGCVEPQVGGKTEGWHDAAFFNMSKVIELCLNDGVDRRTGKQIGPKSGKLEDFTSFDEVMKSYEAQTSYFVKLMAAADNAVDMTHGKHCPLPFLSGLVEDCIGRGMSLQEGGAIYNFTGPQGVGVANAGDSLAAIKKLVFEDKLITAKALQEALHNNFEGQEDLRLMLVNRAPKYGNDNDFADAVAKEAAGIYCNEVNRYKNPRGGKFQPGLYPASANVPLGSVVTATPDGRMAWSPLADGVSPISGYDSCGPTASVLSVAKLDHEIASNGTLLNQKFHPSALEGENGLDNLKAVTETYFQNGGFHVQYNVISRETLEEAQENPDSYKGLVVRVAGYSAFFTALDKSLQDDIIARTEQTF
- a CDS encoding heme-binding protein, whose amino-acid sequence is MDISKDTALRMITAAEEKADELGVPMVIAVVDRGGNLIAQVRQDDALLASIDLALNKAYTAVAVKVSTETLGELAQPGQSLYGIQTDKQGRFVIFGGGLPVAHEDVIIGGIGVSGGSVEQDIACANAGLSAYC
- a CDS encoding PocR ligand-binding domain-containing protein, with translation MPANTARNNDVLLSLHGEIASLQERITLLEAEETLWKNLGQSCDFPPESNTPLPEEIHFKFENIFDLTAIQKIQDSFAEATNVASIITDPEGRPITKPSGFCSLCNDVIRKTKLGLKNCMRSDAAFGTLNPLEPIMRPCLSSGLLDGGTSIYVGKRHIANWIIGQRRTSSEPDQKIIAYAKAIGADEEAYRTAYDNVPIMPKEQFYKVCNALCLIANQLSTLAQQNYRQAQAIARRQQAEHALRESEERFRQLSDSTFEAIFIHHKGKILEANKAAITLFGFTREELIGRTINSLAAPEFREAIREYSEQGGNLWFQGEFQCKNTLSIICEVQERNITFQGRNVRVCAVRDITQRIQSEQEAKEKEQQLIQADKMVSLGVLVSGVAHEINNPNSFMTMNLPLINDVWQSITPILDDYYKENGDFLAGGLEYSSLREELPNLVSRMQDGASRIKGIVNNLKDYSRVEPSQLMWDVDINDMIRSSLPLLEKLISMHTNSFTTNLATNLPPVQGNRQRLSQVFINLLVNACEALIDKDDNVTVTSQYLEDLRTVEIVVVDTGSGIPEHLLSKITDPFFTTKRDSGGTGLGLSVSSAIVQEHSGTLQFMPHPDGGTIAQLHLPIADHGEKDVR
- a CDS encoding sigma-54 dependent transcriptional regulator, coding for MLASFKTTLRSKGIGNVVTENDSSKLLSILASQRFCAVAIDLMMPKLSGEELIPQIVTQHPNIPILVISGLNQVKSAVNCMRLGAFDFIVKTEERDTLIAAVRHAIEMFELRQENSSLRERFFKKELDHPEYFENIVTQNKEMHSIFQYIEAIAETSRPVLITGESGVGKELVARAVHNSSGRTGEFVALNIAGLDDNIVADTLFGHTKGAYTGATKPRMGLVEKAKNGTLFLDEIGDLSLASQTKLLRLLQEHEYLPLGSDMAKRSSARIVAATHQNLNELQESSQFRRDLFYRLRGHLLHIPPLRDRKEDLPQLISHFVHEAEINLGKMVTSNPTELADYLSQYTFPGNIRELKNLILDCSGTCVDGLLSTTHVQRLLTHSYDYQPESAKAQQPEAPVTFGSTLPSLKEIRAALINEALIRANNNQSGAAQLIGVTRQAISKYLRE
- a CDS encoding exopolysaccharide biosynthesis polyprenyl glycosylphosphotransferase; this encodes MITARISAPTKEACQLPADCKHTGVQKNDQTIFVFCPVKDKERIHSTLLQNNILHRINEYSASFDSDSILCHFKSWNLPAVQQNQLIDATKTGAWVEPLTCFLDRYLGYTEIELLHEQYFLHQKAFPILSRKRHAFIKRIFDVTFALLLLIFTLPICLLTALAIKYESEGPVLFRQRRTGQHDKEFDVIKFRSMSIDAEKYGAQWASQNDSRVTKVGNFIRKTRIDELPQLINVIKGEMSLIGPRPEREVFIHELEKVIPYYRFRHTIKPGISGLAQVKYAYGASVEDAMWKHKYDTYYIKHHNMLLDIKILLWTVKTVLFRMGR
- a CDS encoding glycosyltransferase family 1 protein, translated to MNIVVDGRMINHSGIGVYTNELLTLLNDKSYSVVVLLSKNDASKFGFKNLHVKTIEFGRYSWKNLFYLRKHIKDSDIYFCPFLSIPPVFSSVPVVTTVHDLCPVSERKVFGTRVAIAYWAIMLLQLVVSRQVVTISNFTRSEISKWFCSLFDDKVSVVSNGLSVKEQPNHTKSTYPVDSPYILTVGNIKPHKNIMNLARTFLQSKWCTTHRLVIVGDHQGFRTKERDIMIDDSRIIFTGKISDAELDQLYQHASLFVYPSFYEGFGLPLLEAMSYQLPIACSSIPPFQEIAGDSVTYFNPHHLNSFWKNLKSFDSSNHYDEILNKYTWKANLEKLLTIFKQSSSTGHQNLTHEG
- a CDS encoding glycosyltransferase, producing MSKKILQLGKLFPPFFGGIESVSYELALGIKAAGHVSDVLCVNEVGKKDSFDDVRGVHVTRCASFFKFASVYFSLSYILNWIKSRKKYDVIHVHCPNPLANIALLFFPTRAHVVVHWHSDIVKQKKLKVLYQPLQNWLLKRANRIIATSEVYAKSSSDLQQFLHKISIIPIGIDPDKLETTSDGVEAIRSRYQNKKIVFSLGRHVYYKGFKYLISAAKELPEDYIILLGGTGNLSSELYQQVEQYGLTEKVQFLGKISTEELGDYYSACDVFCLPSIERSEAFGVVQLEAMSLGKPVVSTSIPGSGVGWVNKDGISGRVVSPKNVTALRDAIVELCDNPIPQKTIQQHFTNNFSSSVMVNRTLTLYSQLL
- a CDS encoding O-antigen ligase family protein, with translation MLVAIAYFWAGADTIAVSFPFGQLKLATGIFLCLYFLLGRHIYYTRGELLCVIGIVASCIFSSLYSVEPSRSIAYTFLLLFNIVCVASVGKALFSLSPEGFKAGLVLCARAQILAGILIAALGLQARVSLFFYEPSFWAIALTPYLYITAKKHIAVSWPDWILILMAVQITMSANLMLLVLVTIIVSNLSSLSIKSVVRMGIFLTIMGIGLGLYAQISDDLVAVTVRRILESDNVFQQCVERGGNRYPRMLVALDVFQNNVIHGIGPGAYASFDKAEAIRNSYPDFFPYHNIAHSPATNVFIEMAAEGGILLLLSFLCYLFCGLRGKATDATLRNIVVVMLIGLLLESSMQRSYFWLLLGAASFTYSGDQPKTESWRVRRRRAIRKKLLEV